The sequence CTACCAATGGATAATGGACAACTTCTGCTACTTCCAACATGCCGATCCTACCTGGCAGGTAGAGCATTTGGAGACCTCCTTTCTatttcttgattttattttttctttcttttatttttttctttcttgcttgcttccttgcttttcttactttgtttctttctcgtctttctttcttttcttcagcctgGATGCAGGGAGGGATGCTGCCTATTTTTGTCCACCCCCCACCCAACACAAGCAATAGGTGCAGGTAAAACTGCAGCCAGAAGGGTCTGGAGTATCTTCAGAGAACgtgactccacagcctccctggacagcctgttccagtgctttgtcacccttcTAGTCAGGaagatttttctcatctttcagTGGAATTTCCTGCATTCTAGCTTGTGTCTATTGCCCCTCAGCCTGTCACTGgcaactactgaaaagagcctggctccaggcTTGACGTtgtcatttctgctttctttttcccaaaggTCCTTGCTGAAAAAAGGACCTCTTCCCCAGCATCCACAGGCAGGTTGGTGCTGAGGCAGCAGACAAGCATTTAaccctggttttgtttcttttttgtgccTAGAACTCCATCCGGCACAACCTCTCCTTGAACAAATGCTTCATCAGGGTGCCCCGGGAAAAGGATGAGCCTGGGAAAGGAGGATTTTGGAAGATCCCCTGTACACCAACCAGCTCAAGGAGGGTGGCTTCAGAAAGTGGAGGAGGTCCCCAGGGCAGATCCACCCAGCCTTCACAAAAACAGCCCATCAAGAACCACAGTGTGATGCCAGCCCAGCCTCTTCAGTTTGCACCCCCACTAACATCCTCAGGGTCAGCAGAGAGtcgcagcagctgctggaggagttGGCAGAAACCACCAGCAGCCAGACCTGGGATCCAGCTGAGGgccaagcagagcagaggcaccagcagctcccgcCCAACCAACCAGGCAAGGTGGCTCAGCTTTCCAACGCTGCCTTGCTGACCCAGGAAGAACAAGAGGAGCTGGGATCCTTGAAAGGTGACTTGGACTGGGAAGACATCTTCAACACCAACCTGAATGCAGACTTGCCCACTTTTGGGGATCTGGACCTTCTGCCTCCAACCAGCCCCACCATGCACGACCCGGACTTGACGGCCCATGGGCAGCAAAGCAGAGTCCCCAGTGGCAGGAGCAGGTCCTCACCGAATCCCACCAGAACCTGGGCTGGGATGAAACCTTcatggctgctgctttcctgcagaatCCCTGGGACGAAGGGACAAACGATTGCCTCAACAACACTGTCAACATGGAGGAGGTGTTTGAATGCAATGATGCCCctttgccagagcaggaaaaagaaaaggtctaTAAATTCAGCAAGTCTGCCTCTTGAGATGTTTTTATATAATCTAtattatctattttaaaaacctcTATCTTTTTAGCATTACAATTTCTTAGTAGTAGGGGGCTAAGGGAAATGCAGTTTGGGAgttgttttatattttcactgtttgtttCACTCCTTAGTTGTTGACCTGTTTTACATTTACACTGTTTAATTATATCACTTTTGGTTAAATGTTTCATATATACACTGTGCTACTGTTCCACTGCTTCACTGCTTAATTgtttaaatgtttgtattttcagtgttgaattatttcattttccaatGTTTAattgctgaaatgttttttatttacactaaattcctttgctttttaattgtttaaaaatcttctattttcaatgtttcttttttttcactgtttcactgattgtttaaatgttttatatttactCTCATTGTTTGACTGTTAGGTAAATTGCTTaaatgctttatattttcactgtttaattGTATCACTGTTTAACtgttgaaatgttttatatttacactaaattccttcactgttttgctgtttagTTGTTTAAATGCTTTATATTTACACTAATAGTTTGGCTGTTTTGCTGCttaattgtttaaatattttatatttccaatgcttatttttttaactgttttgctgtttaactgttgaaatgttttatatttacactGTTTAATTGTTTGGCTGTTTCACTGTTTAATTGTTGAAGTGTTTTATGTTCACACTGTTTAATTAAATCACTGTTTAATTGgttaaatgttttatatttacactCTTTTCA is a genomic window of Apus apus isolate bApuApu2 chromosome Z, bApuApu2.pri.cur, whole genome shotgun sequence containing:
- the LOC127396029 gene encoding LOW QUALITY PROTEIN: forkhead box protein J1-like (The sequence of the model RefSeq protein was modified relative to this genomic sequence to represent the inferred CDS: inserted 2 bases in 2 codons) — translated: MAEGWPDDNGKGRKRCSASMDSLPSLMWLTEFSVKGTHMARPPWIPDPLDHPRAPSFAAPCSPLAADPACMGVPHTPCHPISSSSSSRPVQHTMATCPQLAEDMDCKTNPHLKPPYSYASLICMAMEASGKPKITLSAIYQWIMDNFCYFQHADPTWQNSIRHNLSLNKCFIRVPREKDEPGKGGFWXDPLYTNQLKEGGFRKWRRSPGQIHPAFTKTAHQEPQCDASPASSVCTPTNILRVSRESQQLLEELAETTSSQTWDPAEGQAEQRHQQLPPNQPGKVAQLSNAALLTQEEQEELGSLKGDLDWEDIFNTNLNADLPTFGDLDLLPPTSPTMHDPDLTAHGQQSRVPXWQEQVLTESHQNLGWDETFMAAAFLQNPWDEGTNDCLNNTVNMEEVFECNDAPLPEQEKEKVYKFSKSAS